TCGGAAATATTAGAGATGGTCATGCGCCGGCACGCCATTGACGGGGAAATATTCATCGTTAAGGTGGTCGACCCTGACGGGTATCTGCCTTTTAAACTCCAGCTGCTGGAGCCCGACATGCTGGCCTGTGACAGGTTTCAGTATGGAGCTAATTATGTGTTCGGCGGTATCGAAGTCGACAAGTATATGAAAGCCGTAGCTTATCACTTTCGGCCAGACCCGCTGCCATATTTCCGCGACCAGACGATCGTCCGTATTCCGCGCGAGAATGTGATCCATATTTTCACCAAAAAACGCCCGCAGCAGACACGCAGCTTATCAGATATGGCCGTCTGCACGGAGCGCGTGCGCAATATACAGGAATATATTGGCAACGAACTTGAAGCGGCCCGCAACGCGGCGGCTATCACCGCATTTGTCGTCAAGGAGAAGGGGGCATCCGGCCCCGGAATAGGCAACCCCGTCGGCGGCAAAGGCGACAAAACCAAACGCTATGAAGAGATTCGGCGCGGACAATACAACGTGCTCAGCAAGAATGACGATATTAGATTCCCCACGCTGGGACGGCCGAACGTCAACGCCGCCGGTTTCACCTCGTTTCTCATCCGCCTGATCGCCATGGCTTGCGGCCTCAGCTATGAGACTGTTTCGCGCGACATGTCGCAGGTCAACTATTCCTCGCACCGCGGCGGCCAGCTTGAGGACCGGAAGACATACACGAAGATGCAGAAGAGGCTTGTCGCCAAACTCTGTGATCGCGTGTACGAATGGTTTCTTGAGGCGGCCGTCATGTCCGGCAAACTGGCGCTGCCGAGGTATTTCGAGGACGAGCGCGCGCGGCGCAGATACGCGGCCCATAAATGGAGCACTCCCGGATGGAAGTGGGTAGACCCGCAGAAGGAAGCCTCCGGCATGGAAAAGATGCTCGCTCTTGGCATTACGACACTCTCGGATATTTGCGGCGAGCAGGGCAAGGATTATTACGAGGTTATGAAGCAGCGTAAAAAAGAGATTGACGAGGCTCGCGAGCTAGGCATTGAACTGCCCTGGTTTTCAGGCAAGGAATCCACGTCTGCCGAGGAATACAACAAGCTCATGAACGAAGAGGACAATCCACCGTCAAAAAAGGAGGGTGAAAATGAAGAAGAAACCAGTTAAACCCGCCGCCACCCGCACGGCATATTTTTCTCCGTCGCAGACGCATCAGCGGGAACTTAGATTTGAGGCGTCGGCGGATGAGGGCTCGCGGTCAATCGAGCTCTCTTTTTCGTCGGACTGCGGCCTGCGGCAATATGATTTTTGGACCGGCGGATGGTATTCGGAGGTCCTCGACCACAGCGAAGAGGCAGTGGACCTTTCCAGGCTAAGCGAGATCGGCGTGGCTCTGTTCAACCATGACGCAGATCGCGTGATCGGCCGCCTTGAGGACGTCCGCATAGACCGCGAGTCAAGGAAGGGCAAATGCCGCGTCTTGTTTGACGAAGACGAACGGTCGGATGAGATATTCCAGAAGGTGAAATCCGGCACGCTGAGAGGCGTTTCCGTCGGCTTCCGCGTATATCAATGGGAGGAGGTCCCCGCCGACGGAGTGTCCCGCGAAGGCATCGAAGGGCCGGCGTGGATCGCCCGCAGGTGGGAGCCATACGAGATAAGCATTGTAAGTTGTCCGGCCGACAAGACGGTAGGAATAGGCAGAAGTATCAATAACAACGAAGAAAGGGATGATTCAGCAGTGAATGAATTTCGTGAACAGATATTAGGGACTTTTAGGGATTTGGCGGCGAAGAAGATTCAGCGGGCCGCTTTTGAGGAAACAATCCGCAGCATACTTGCGGGTGTTGATGACGAAGAGGCGCCGGAGGCTATGCGGTTCGTCAAAGAGATGAGAGAGGCCGCAGGGCTTGAAGCGCAGCCTGAGCCTCAGCAGAGCGGCAATAACGGCGTGAATCTTGAAGCGGAAAGAGCACGGGCGACGGAAATAATGGCTATCTGCGGCAAGTACCATGTCCCGCAGGAAGAGGCGGCCCGGTATGTCAGCGAAGGGTTGTCTGTCGAGGCCGTTTGCCGCAGCATTCTGACAGCACAGGCGGAAGGGACTTCCGGAGTCAGCACCGGACGCAGCGTAAGCATTGGCGAAGATGGGCGGGAAAAATTCCGCAGCGCCGCCCGAGACGGCCTGAGAATGCGGCTTGGCAAGCGTTCCGATAAATTCGCGCCCGGCGCGGAAGACTTCAGGGGCATAAAGCTTTCCAACCTCGCGCGTGAATGCGTGGAAAGAAACGGCGAGAGCGTTTCCTACCGAGACAACGAAGATGATATCGCAAAGCGCGCTTTTGCCACGTCGGACTTCCCCATCATCATGACGGACCTTGCGAGAGTGACGCTGCTTGACGCGTATAACGAGGCCCCGACGACATGGCAGCGTTGGTGCGGAACCGGCAGCGCCAGTGATTTCAAGGAGCAACACAAGGTCCGTTTCGGCGAAATGCCGCTGCTTGAGCCTATTCTTGAGGGCGGCGAGTATAAGATGGCCGACCTGATGGAGACAAAAGACTCTTTCAGCATCGGCACGTTCGGGAAAAAATTCGCGCTGACCCGCAAGGCTATCATCAATGACGAACTCGGCGCTTTTGCCAGAATCCCGCAGCTTTTCGGCAGCGCTTCGGCCCGCACGATAGAGCAGACGGTCTATAAGCTGCTTTTCTCAAACCCCGTAATTGGCGAAGACGGCAAAACGCTCTTCCATGCCAATCACGGCAACCTTGCCGGGACAGCCTCCGCGCTGGGGATAGCGTCACTATCTGCCGCCAGAATTGCGATGCGCAGGCAGACGGGGCTCCGCAAGGATGCAGAAAACAAGGTGCAGCTGAATTTGACGCCAAAATACTTGCTGATTTCGCCGGAGCTTGAGACACTGGCGCGCCAGATACTCTACAGCGACACCGATATTACGGCGACAAACCCGGGCGTGATAAACCCGTTCAAGGGCGTTTTCGAGCCGGTGGTCATACCGCACATAACCGATTGGAGTTGGTATCTTGCGGCGTCGGCGTCTGAGATCGACACGGTGGAAGTAGCATTTTTGAACGGACAGCAGAGTCCGACAATCGAGCAGATGCCGGGATGGAATACCGACGGCATGGAGTATAAGGTGCGCGTCGATTTCGGCGTCTGGTGCTACGAATATCGCGGCATGTACAAAAACGCCGGCGCGCAGCCCGCGTAAGGAGGTATATATAAATGAGCAGACAGGCAATACCCGTACAGCGCGGGGAATCGATAGACTATAAAAACAGCGGAGAGAATAAGATAAACGTCGGCGATGTCGTCGTTTTCGCCAATATGTGCGGTATCGCGGAAACAGACATAGACCCCGGGGAAAGCGGCGCGGTGCGGCTTGACCAGGCGTGGGAGCTTGGAGCCGTAACGGGATCGGAATTCGCGGTCGGCGATATTGTGTACTGGAATCCCACCAACGAATACGCGACCAAGACGCCGACGAATAATACCTTGCTTGGTATTGTCATCGCGCCCAAGGCGGCATCGGCGGCAAGGTGCCGCGTAAAGATCGGTGTACTCTGCGCTGCGGTAACAAGCAATCCCGTGGCCGACCCCACAAAAATATTGGAGCACAGTCACAACACGACAACCGGCGCGGTGGAGCTTGCCACAGCTGCTGCAGGGTGGTCTGTGGAACCCGTGCCGTCAGGCAACTAAATCATGTCCCTGCGGGATATGATCGAGGCCGATATCGACTCTGTATTTCTCAGTCATACCGATTTCGCGGAAACCATCGCTCTTGACGGCATATCAATATCAGGCGTTATCGAAGAGATATCGCCTGCGGCGGCAGCACAAGACCAGAAATATGAGGGGACGTTCGCGCGTTCCCTCTATATTTTTGTGAAGTCGCTGCCCGTGCCGCCAACCACAGGCCGGCGAGTGGTGCTGACGCGCGCCGGGACCGATGAAAGGTGGACGGTAGAAGAAATAATCGAGACCAACGGCATGATGCGGATACGGCTTAAGGCGGTGGAATCATGATAGAGACAGAGATTCGCGGTCTGGACGATATAAAAAAATATCTTGAAGCGATACCCGACGAGGCCGAATCTGTATTGCGGCAGAGCGTGAATAAGGCCGTTCAGATAGCCCACCGCGAGGCGTTGATACAGATATCTCGCCGCTACACGATAAGCATGCAGAACGTTGAGAAGGAATTTAAAGAAATTAGCGCGAAGGGCGGCAGTATCGCGGCAAGGCTGGAAAGCCGGGGCCGCCCGCGCGGAGCCATGAACTTCAATGTCAGTCCGAAGGAAGGAAACCCCTCCCCTGCTTGGACCTCAAAACGCGGATACGCGACGGAGATCCTCCGCGGACAATTTGAAGATGTCAGCAGCGATTATTTTTGGATTCAATTAAAAGGTGGACATGTTCATCTTGCCCGCAGAAGTAAAGAAAAGAAAAGTGTAAACGGGAAAGAAGTGTCTGTAAATCGCTATCGTGTATTCCGGACGGTTTCTACGCCGCAGATGCTTGGCAACGAGGAGGTATCCGAAAAGGTGACGGAGGTCACAAAAGCCGCCCTTGAGAATATTTTCAGCGCGGCGATGGAACGCCGGCTTACGAGGTAATAATCTCATGATTGAGCTGCTTTTTGCATTGCGATCCTTTTGCCTCGATGCGTTAAAGGACCTAAGTCTTTCGAGCAAAGCTCGCGGACGCGGCGATCTGCCGGCTTTTAAGGGGTTTATCGGCGAGATCCCCGGCGACGGAAAAAAACCGGATTCCAGCGAGTTCCCGCTCCTGATTTTCCGGTTAATCGACTTTGACGACCCCGCTGATTTGCCGAACTCCACTCTGACGCTGCGCATCATCGCCGGCGTATACAACGAAGAGGAGAACAACGGCGACAAATGCAGCCCTGGCTATCACGATTTGCTTAACGCGCTTGAACGGCTGCGCCACGCGCTCTTAAAAACACGGCGTATCGGCGGCCGGTGGATGCGCGTAAACAAATTACAGGGCGGCCCGTTTGACATACAGGCATACCCGTATTGGTTCGGCGACATCATCGTACAGTACGATGAGCGTCAAACCACGGAAGAATTCAGCATAGAGGAGGAAATAGATAACTATGGCAGCGCGTATGGAAACGACGAAACAAGCAACTGGCGATACCCAGCTGATAGCCCAGACCGAACCGACGATGAACGTCTCACAAGATGAGGCTGAACTGGGAAAGTATAGTTTTAAGGGGCCGAGGATTTATGTCGGGCCGAATGTGCGTACAAAAGGGCTCCACTTTGGCTCCGGCTTCCGCGATGGTTTGCCAAGAGCGGTGGCGGAACTCTGCTCCAAATGCCCTGAGATATTCGAGCTCTTTGTGGAGCCCGCCCACCTGATGGAGTTTCGCGAAAAGATGGCCAGAAAAGGCACCGCAGAGCATCAGGCGCTTTTAACAGCATCGAAATTCCTGACACAAAACCCAAAGGAGGTATAAATAGATGGCATTTTTCCACGGCGTAAAGACGACCGAATCACCGACAAGCATCATCCCCGCCGCTCCATGCGAAGCGGCAATGCCGGTCTATTTCGGCACGGCACCGGTGCACCGCACGGCGGCGCTAAAGAACAAGATAAACTACCCTATCCTTTGCAACGCCTATGACGATGCTGTAGCAGCCCTGGGGTACAGTGCGGATTGGAAAAAGTGGACGCTTTGCGAGAACATATACGCCGAATTCGCCCTGTTTGCGATGAAGCCCTGCATATTCGTGAATGTTTTCGACCCGTCTATACATAAAACGAGCGTAGCGTCCGAATCGCTGACATTGTCAAAAGGAGAGTCGAAGCTCGCGAACACGGACGCGGTCCTCTCCTCCGTCGTCGTTAAGGACGCGCAGGGGCAGACAGCCTACGTACTCGGCACTGACTATACCGCCAGTTACGATGTCGACTACAATGTAGTTATTGCCAGGAAGTCGACCGGCAGCATCTCATCCGACACGGCGGAGCTCAAGGTTAGCTACGACTACGCAGACCCCACCAAGGTAGACAAAGACGATATCATCGGCGGTATCAACGCCGCCACCGGCGACGAAGAGGGGCTCGAAGTGATCGAAAGAGTCTACCCCATTACTCGCAAGGTTCCGGGGCTGATCGTCGCCACGGGATGGAGCCACGACGTGGAGGTCGCCGCCGTGATGGCCGCCAAGGCGTGGAACATCAACACGCTGTTCAAGGCGTTGGCAATAATAGACATACCCGTGACCGGCACCGGCGCGCCGGAGCTCTATACCGACGTGCCGGCGTACAAGGCAAGTAAGAATCTAGTCGACGATCTGCAGCATGCCCTTTGGCCGATGCTGCGCCTCGGCGAGACCGAATACCGCTACAGCTCGCAGTTTGCGGCGTTAATCCAGTGGACGACACACCATAAGGGCAAAGACATCCCCTACGTCTCGCCCTCGAACCAGAACATCAAATGCGACAGCCTGATATCCGGCGCGGAAAACGCCCGCAAAGAGGTGTCCATGTCGCTTGCGAAGGTAAACTACCTCAACGAAAACGGCATCACTACGGCGCTGAACTTCTCCAAAGGCTGGACCGCCTGGGGCAACCGCAACGCCTGTTATCCGGGCAGCACAGACACGAAAGACGTGTTCATCACCAACCGCCTCATGTTCAACTGGCTGCAGGCGGAGTTCATCCTTACCTTCTGGCAGAAAGTTGACGCCCCGATCACGCGCCGCCTCATCGAGACGATCGTCGACAGCTTCAACGACAGGCTCAACGGTCTCACGGCGCAGGAGGCGATCCTCGGCGGGCGCATCGAGTTCAGAAAGCAAGACAACCCCGTATCAAGCCTCATCGACGGGAAGATCAAGTTCAAAATATACCTTACACCGCCACCGCCCGCGGAAAGCATTGAAGGTGATTTTGAACTGGACCCGGACTACCTTGACGTGCTATTTGGCGAATAGGAGGAATAAGAGATGATAGGAATACCTGAAAAACTGGTAAACGCTCGCGTTTTCAAAAACGGCAGCCAATTCCTTGGTGTAGCGAATATTGACCTGCCACAGTTGCAGGCGATGACCACCAGTATAAAAGGCAGCGGTATCTCTGGCGAAGTTGATTCGGTGGTGACGGGGCACTACCAATCCATGCAGATGAAAATCCAGTTCCGCACACCCACAGACGCAAGCCTTGAGCTTTCTGCGCCAATAGCCCACGAGCTGGACTTTAGGGCGTCGCTCGACGTATCGGAGCCAAGGACTGGGCTACGAACAATATCGGGGATAAAGGTCTGGGTGAAGGGCACGCCAAAGTCAAACGGCCTTGGTAAATTCGAACCAGGAGCCACGATGGACAGCGAAGTCGAGCTTGAAGTGTTGGCTTTGGGCGTGTGGATAGACGGCGAGGAATGCGTCTATCTGGATAAGTTCAATTATATTTGTCGCGTGGCCGGCGTCGATTATCTCACCGCAGCCAGAGCGGCGGAAGGAGTAGGAGATTAATGGAGATAAAGCTCTCAAAAGAAATGGAATTTGAGGGGAAAAAATATGAGGCGCTCGACCTCGACCTAGATGCTCTTACTGGCAGGGATCTGATCAACGCGGAAAAAGAGGCGTCAGTGATGTTGTTCCGCCCCGCAACGGATATCGATAAGACATATCAGGTATGCGTCGCCGCGTTGGCCTGCAGGGTCCCCTCCGATATGCTAATGTCTTTACCTGGCAGAGATTTCTCAAAGATAACTTCCGAGGTGCAAAATTTTTTGCTCGGAGTCTAGGCTCGCAGCCGGGGCAGACAGTACGGGAGATCTGTGTCGCCTTAAACAAAGCGACACAGACTCCAATATCATTCTGGATAGAGATGTCTCCGCTGGAATGGGAGCATTGGGCTGACGCTATCCATAAAATCTCGAAACAGTCAGAAAAGCGCTGATTGCGAAAATAAGTTTATCTTCTATGGTATAATGAAACAAAAGGAGGCGGGAACATGATTCGACGTTACGATAACGATGAAGAAAACATCCATATTGAATACGATGAAACGCGCGATCGCATGATCGAGTGGGTCGCCCTTATTGTGGTTTTCTTGGCAATAGGGACAGTTCTCGCGCTTGTTTTTTCCTGATTTTTCAACGGTGACCGCCGCCCGCAAGGGCGGCTTTTTTATTGCGAGGTGACATGATGCCAGGGAAGGAATTAGAGCTATCCATCGCCATAGGCGGCTATCTGTATCCGCAACTTGGCAAAAGCATAAATAGAGCAAAAAAGGACCTTGACGCACTTGGAGTACAGGGAACCGAAACACAAAAAAAGCTTGAAGCCATCGGAACACTGAACCGCAATCAAATGGCCATGGAATCCCAAACTAAGAAACTCAAGGAAGCTATCCGCAAGCTGAACACCGCAAATGAAGAACTGGCGAATTCGGATAAAAAGAACGAATCATCGCAAACAAAACTGACGCGCAAACGCGATGAAGCAGCTGCAAAAGTAGCCCAACTAACAAAGAAAACACGGGATCTGTCGAACGCCAATCAGGAATATAAAAAGAGAGTAGAGGCTCTCTACGGCCCCATAGGCAAACTAAAGGCGTCGGAGGACGCGTTGCGCACATCAAAAGAAAAGATGATCCGGCTACAACTAAGGCAAGCGGATCTTGATGCCGCACGCGAAAAACGCACACAGCGGATGTACGCCGCGCAGATGCGTATTACAGCCGCAACAAGGATCGCCTCCGTAATGCAAGGACCTGTGCGACAAGCAATGGAAGGTGAGGATCTAAATTTCAGGCTCGGAACCGTAATAAACGTGCCCGAAAAACACAAAAAAGAAGCGCTCCGCAAAGCTAGGGGGATTGGCGCGGAGCTTGCTAAAGCAGGATACGCAAGTTACGCGGAAACACAAGACATACAGTATGCTCTAAATTCCGCAGGATTGACTGCATCTCTGGCAAGAAGCGCTACAAAAACCGTAGCCTCTGTATCTAAGGTCACCAATGGCAGCATGGAACAAGTGAGCGAAGTAATGGCTACAGCATATAACAATTTGGGCACCAGATTGAATGGCAGTGATGAACAAAAATTTTCGCGCATAGGAGATTTGCTCGCAAAAATTCAGTTTAAGTACCAGATTAGGGACTTCGGCCAACTTGGCGAAAGCATGAAAAGAGGGTCCGTCGCCATAAGCCAATATAACGCCCAGCTTGAACAATCCCTCACCGCAATTGGCTTGCTAAACAGCGCCGGGCTTCAGGGCGGAGAAGCCGGAACGGCATATTACGCGATGCTAAAAGGCTTCATGAAGACGGCGCAGGATATCCCTAGCGTCCTCAAAAAGACCAAAAGCGGCGAATTGGATGTGGTCGCTTCGCTGAAAGAATTGATGCGCGGTACGTCAAAAATGTCAGAAATTGACAGAGCGCAGTTTATGACGGAAAAGTTCGGCGATGAAGGCGCTAAAGCGCTTGTGCCCCTGATGGACAAGATAAAGGAATTGGAGGATGGCTACAAAGACGTAGAAAAATCATCCCAAAATATTGTTGCCAAAAATATGGATGATTACTTGAAACTTACCTCCACAAGACTAAACGCAGCCAAAGAGTCCGCCTATGCGCTTGCAAGGTCGCTGGGCGGCGCGCTTGCTCCAAGTGCCATCACACTTTTTAATTTTCTCGGCAAGGTCGCTGACAAAATAGGCTTTTTTGCGGATAAGTACCCAATGCTGACCAAGGTAATCGTATTCAGTGCCGCCGCGCTGGTCGGAGTGAACCTCCTTGCTGCCAGCGTGCTGTATCTTGCCTCCGGGTTTAGCACGCTGACAACGGCAATTGGCGGCAGTATCCAGTTTGGGAGGCTTTTTAAAAGCGCCCTCGACGGCGTTGAAGTCTCGGCTGCGAAAGGCGGCAAAGCGGCAACTCGCCTTGCAAAAATATGGAAGGGCCTGCGAAACCCAGGAAGCCTCGCCCTGAAAGTTAAAAACAGCAAAGTGGGCGATATTGCAGGCAAGACATTTGCCTTGAGTAAAAATGCGGCAACAAAGACATGGCTGTATCTTAAAAATGTGAAATGGGATGCCGTATTTCTAAAAGCGAGAGCAGCCTTTAGCTTCGTGGGGAAAATGGCCGTGTCTCTGGGCCGGCAAGTTGTGTCTGTTGCAGCCCAAACGGCGTCTTTGGTTCGTGGAAAAATCGGGCTGCTAATAAACTTTATAAAAGCTATCCGCTGGGGTGCCGCTATTGGCAAAATGAAAAGCGCTTTTATCGGCGGCAAGGCGATCATCGGCGGCATCGGCAAGGCGATGCTGGCGATGATGACAGGGCCGCATGGGCTCATGATTGCCGGCATCGTGGCTGGCGCAATCGCTATCGGAGCGGCGGCATACCTCATATACAAGAACTGGAGCAAAATAAAGGTGTTTTTCTCGGACCTCTGGAAACGTTTTGCCGAAAAGTTCCCTTGGGTGGCGGGCATCATCAAAGGCGCAGCCATGGTTATAGGCGGCGCACTCGATGTTATATGGGGTGCTCTTAAGAAAATATGGGAATGGGGCTCAAAGGCGCTGCAATTCTTAGGCTTTGGGGGAGGGACTCCCAAAGCGCCATCGGGCACTGCTGTCACAGGTAAGATGAAAGCATCTAAAACAAGCCGAAAGATGCCGAAGATGGCTAAGGGCGGATACGTGTCGAAACCAACCGTAGCGCTGGTAGGCGAAGCCGGAGACGAAATAATTGTACCCGTAACAGACCGAAGGTATGGAATCCAGAGGCTCGCGGAGGCCGCAGCGCATCTTGGCTTCCACATCGCCCCGGTACAAAACGGAGCCGTCGAAGGGCACGGCAGGCCAGCAATGCAGGCGTTGAGAGAAAAGACGCCAATATCCAAAATCGCAGCAGTAACGAAACATATTACCGTTCGCAACCTAGGCTCTGGCAACAACGAAACAACAAACAAAAGTAGTTTTGCCGAGCTGATATACAACATTACACAAAAGCTGATATCCGAACCCGCGGTAAGCAAGAAGAGCGATATCATAGAGAAATTACAGAATCCTCACTTAGGAGCAAAGGCGGAGGCTATTGGCGACAAAGCTGCTCCCAAAATAACATATGCCCCGAATTACACTTTTTATGGCCCAGACAGAGAAAACCTCGTTGACGTCCTGAGGGAAGACAAAAAACGATTTAAGAGGTTGTTAGAAGAAATAATGCACGATAAAGAGCGGGTGAATTTCGCATGAGAACCATTACAACAATGAGCGGAGATACGTGGGATGTAATTGCATGGCGCATATGGGGCGACGGCGCTGACCAAGGCCACATGGCGGATCTCATCGGGGCCAACCAGCAGCATGTGCAGACAGCAATGTTCCCAGGGAATGTGACGCTGGCAGTACCGGAAATAACGGAAGAAGAGCCGGCATCGGTCCCGCCGTGGAGGCAGTGAGATGCCGGAAGTGAAAAAAAATGACAAGGCACGCCGGGCGCGCCTTGAGATAACAATCGCGGGGGCTGATATCACGAAGGATATCGCCCCTTTTCTTGTCTCTTTTAGCTATGAAGATAACCGCAGCGGCGAAGCCGACTCCATCTCCGTAACGCTAGAAGACAGAGACGGGCGCTTTCGCGGCGACTGGTTCCCGAAGAAAAATTCTACGGTCACGGCGGCTATAAAAGTATCTGATTGGGAAAAAAACGGCGATAGCCAAATCCTGAAATGTGGAACTTTTGAACTCGACGAAATAGAGGCAACGCAAGGCTCATTAACGATGAAAGGGGTATCCACCCCGATCACCGCGGGGGGCCGCCGCGAGAAAATAACGCGAACATGGGAAAAGGCGTATTTGAAGACCGTTGCCCAGGATGTGGCGAAAAAGGCCGGCTTGGAGCTGAATTATACGGCTGTAGATAATCCATATTTCGGGAGAATAGACCAGAAGCAGGAGTCTTCGTTGGAGTTCCTTTCCCGGATTGTACATAAAGCGGGATTGGCAATCAAAATTGTGCACGGTAAAGTGGCGATATACAACGAGGTTGACGCAGAAAAGGAGGAGGCCGCGTTCACCATAGTACGCACAGGCGGCTATGTAACAGATTGGAATTTTCGCACGCAGTCCGTGGATACGTATAAATCATGCGAAGTCAGCTATTTTGACCCGAAAACCAAGGTCACATTCACGGGCACAGCTACATCTTCCGGCGAGAATGACCCCAGCGGACAAGTGCTGCGAATTAGCAATGAACGAGTCGAAAGCAATGCCGAGGCAATAAAACTCGCCGAGAAAAAACTGCGCGATTCCAACAAGCGTGAAGCG
The window above is part of the Cloacibacillus evryensis DSM 19522 genome. Proteins encoded here:
- a CDS encoding phage late control D family protein, which codes for MPEVKKNDKARRARLEITIAGADITKDIAPFLVSFSYEDNRSGEADSISVTLEDRDGRFRGDWFPKKNSTVTAAIKVSDWEKNGDSQILKCGTFELDEIEATQGSLTMKGVSTPITAGGRREKITRTWEKAYLKTVAQDVAKKAGLELNYTAVDNPYFGRIDQKQESSLEFLSRIVHKAGLAIKIVHGKVAIYNEVDAEKEEAAFTIVRTGGYVTDWNFRTQSVDTYKSCEVSYFDPKTKVTFTGTATSSGENDPSGQVLRISNERVESNAEAIKLAEKKLRDSNKREATGHLDCVGNTLMLDGMVIAVSGFGTFDGKYRIAKSTHSIDSSGYTTAVDLESGPPSVRAGGKGEKKADKKKKGKKDWSKYWKE